In Juglans microcarpa x Juglans regia isolate MS1-56 chromosome 1S, Jm3101_v1.0, whole genome shotgun sequence, the genomic stretch CCACACCCAAAGTAGATTTGTGTATTTGATTAGGGAACTGCACAAACATTGCATTTTGCTGCTGTTTCCAATCACCTTTTAAATTGTTAAATGTTGTAAAAACAATTTGAGGAACTAAGATCTGGTAATATTTGTTTGAAACTCAAGCCGACATTTGATATACCAATcttaataaatatattcttGAAATAAATGTAATTGATTGTATATTGTACATGCAACCATCACATATGTTTTTGCCCCCGCAACTCCACCATGACCACCACCAGCACTAATGGTGTTGTTGGTCCTTCAACCTTCTTCCTTGTGACTGACATTGTAATGTTTGTTCTTAGTAGGCTAAGATTTCCTATTATTCTTTATTCAACCtcatttattctcttttttttttttccatttttgttttctcccCTGTGCCCCAGTGGGTGTCTATTTGTCTAAGTTGTAATTGAttaaccttatttttttttaattgttaacaGATTGATAGTATCCTGTCAGCAAGGCAGGCTAATGAGAATGATGCAAGCCGAAGGTTAAAGTCGGAGTTTCTAATACAGTTTGATGGGGTGACCTCTAATCCTAATGACGCCATAATTGTCATTGGTGAGCTCCATATCTAATGTAGCCGAGTCTTATCCTGACTACTTAGGGTCAGTTTCGTGTATCTTTTTCTACAATGATACTCTTTCTTGATCCACGTCTCTTATTCAATGGTAAACCATCATGCCCACATCGTGGACACTTCTTTTGGCGTCCCTACTTGGTTCTACTTTATGTTGGTGTAATTTGTTGGATCGCATATCTAATGTTCCATTTTCTTGCTGAAATTCTCTCTGCTTTTATGCCCATGCAGGTGCTACAAACAAGCCACAAGAACTGGATGATGCTGTTCTTAGGAGATTGGTTAGTCTATTATCGCATTAATGTCCAGAAATTCAATTTTCTGGGAACTTAAGATTGCGAGATGCTTATAGAATTTACTTTCAAGGAAAAATATCATACAAATGATGGTTAATACTttactgttttatttttccatatctatagtgaaatattgaaatattcGTATGTAAAGGAAGCATTGTGATCAGATTTAGCCTTAATGTGACTCGATGTGAAATCTGTTTCATTTTTAACCACGCTTTTCTTCGTGCTACCACTTCCTAGCCCTTTGTTAACTTGGGGCCTCATTGCTATATAATTGTGGGAACAGACTTGCAAGTGAAAAAAGAGTGAAGTGAAGATATGGGTGCTGAGactaaaaggaaaggaaatttGTACCAAGTGTCTAGGTAAACTGGATGGCTGATGGAGATGCAAGGATGGCAGATGGAGAGCCTTGCATCTATCTGGCATTTTCAGATTTCACCTAGATTCACATCTCAAATGccattatcttcttttttttgttttgccatGTCAATTAAATGAACATAAGTTCTTCCCAAATTGTGAAACACCAGGTCTGCGCCTTTTGAAATTGCCGAGAGCCCCAGGCACCTTCGTGATGACCATACTTAGTTCCCTGCATGTTCATCAATGTTcattatttatgtattaaatttcaaaaagattataatttgaagaaagaTATGACATGGCAAGTAGCTAGCGTggtatattaaaaataagttgtTCTCAATTGCTTCTTGTTGAAAACTTTCACAATGTTTATAGCATTGGGAACttagttaaaattttattttcaattttttgactGTGCTTAATGTGAACCCTGAACCAGGTGAAGAGAATATATGTACCTTTACCAGATGAAAATGTGAGGAGACTACTTCTTAAGAACAAACTCAAGGGCCAGGCGTTTTCCTTACCCAGTAAGAATATACTCTTGTAGTAGTATAGTATCTTAAAGCCCCAGTTTGAATTGATTGCTCCCATACTGCTGATCAATATGCTTTAAGTTATAGGGCTACTTATAGTTGCTGTGCTCTTTTTCATGGTTTTTAAATTCATTGGTATCTTTGATTATGGCCAAATATATGTAAGCTTGTTGAGCTTTAAATGCAAAAagcatttcatctcatctcatcattacaactttctcaaattcccacacaaaatacaataaacaattcaattttttcaaatctcaaaccaataataatattaaaaaataatattctaacaatattttattcaactttcatcttaactcatctcatctcatctcaactcactatccaaatctctcTTAAATGTTTTCAATAATTATGGGTTATGCTAAACTTATAGAAAAAAGGTTGCCCAAATTGCTAAGTAAGTGTAGTAGTAGATGTTTTATGGAAGTTTGAAACGAGTCCCATAAGAAATACTATTGGCCCTATTTTGTCATTTTAGTGGTTAAATAAATCATCATTCGCTACATTCAGCCCGTCCCTTAACTCTGACACGTTGTTATCAGGTTTTATatttagctagctagcagtTCTTGAATCTTGGCACACAAAGGGATTTACTTAGATGGACAAATGTTTTTTAAGATGATTAGTTATTCTAGTTCTGAGGAGATAATTTGTATGTTATGAACCTCCTTGTATATGTTATTGTAAGGAAGGAGATGAGGAAATGGGATGGCTGCTGCTGTGTAATGGAATGATGTTTGTTGTTGTAATAAGGAATGTGGAGGAGATGAATTGTTACGATTGCAGTAATGAAACAGAGGGCACACAAGCTGTTTGATAAAAAGCTCAGAAGAGCCACTGATTCATAGCTACGGGTTCTTCGAGGGACCCAACCTCCATTACAGAAATGATCAACACAAATATATTCCAGATTCAAGATGCCCTCCCACGAGGACTCCCCACTACATATACTTGAGCCAACACCTCTAATTGACCATAACCAACTAAGCCCATGTGCCACTAAACAGATTAACAActcaaatacaataaaaagtaaCAACTAATTTGGACGCCCATCAAGCTCGGCCCAATTTACTTGGGTTCATTACATTGTACCATATGTTCTGCTCTTCAGTTGTTGAGGTTTTGTTGAGGCTCAGTTGTTACATTTATTGACGACTTGatcctttttctttgtttgacCCGTCGTGATTTTGTGTCTTCCACACATTATGATCGTACTGAAACATGTTATCTCATTTAATATTGCACGAAAAGTTGCATTGGGCAAGCATCACTCTTGTGATTGTGAATTGTTGTTAGTAGCCCTTTAACTGTAACGCACTATGAATTGCATGATCATCtgtttttctatgtttttgaCAGGTGGAGATCTAGAAAGGCTTGCAAGAGAGACAGAAAGTAAGATAACTGTCCAGATCATAGCTTCTGAAGAAGTGCCTTTCGTTCTTTTAATCTTTTCCTTTGTGCATGAATTGGAAAAATGACTTTGGCATACTAATCTGGCTAAAAACTTATCCCTTTGGTGTCTCTTCAAACCTTGGCGGCTCTGTGCTTGGAATGGCTACTGGTTTGCAGCCAATGCACTTATGTCACTAAGAGATGTTGTGGAACTGAATCCAAAACAACGTTTCTAGTCCAATTAAACTTAGGAACTGCTGTTCTTGATGTACAGGATATTCTGGAAGTGATCTACAAGCCTTATGTGAAGAAGCTGCAATGATGCCAATCAGAGAGCTAGGTGCGAACATTCTAACTGTCAAGGAAAATCAGGTAATCTAACTAGAACATGATTGTAACCCTATTTCTACTCTGTTAACCAGCTCTTCTATGACTTGGATctgtgaaaattaattattgGCAAGTGTTTTGGGGAATCAGAAGGCAGTTTTCAACAGTTACCAATGCAGCTTAGAGATTTTGTCATACTTTTTATGATGCAAGTTTTTATGGATGTTGTGGTTCGTCAGAATCCCTCTTGTTCTAGCTTTCTGAGTTAGAAGCTTTGCAAAGGCGGCATTTGATAAATGAAAATGCGAAATTTTTTGGGTTCCAGAATTCTCTCTATCTTGTGTATGAAAAGATTACTTGTTGGTAAAAGATTCTTGGACCTGCATTGTAAGCAGTCCTTTAGAATACATATCTTTAGAAATCATGTCAAGCATTTTAATGTCAACAAATTTGTTTTATCAGGTAAGACCGCTGAGATATGAAGATTTTCAGAAGGCAATGACTGTCATTAGACCAAGCTTAAACAAAAGCAAGTATGAAGAGCTTGAACAATGGAACCAGGAGTATGGATCTAATTGAATTCGTATTAAGATTCTAACGATTCAAAGCAAGCTGTTTTGCAGTgaacttcaaacaaaaaaagaagaaaagaagcaaaATTATAGTGCAACTACACTGTAAAATGTAAATGTCACTCCTCCTCGCAACCTGAACTCTACAAATATAACTCGAATCATTTGTATTCTTCTGCACATAAGTGCTATTTATTGTAATGGTGCTGTTTTCTTTTAATGGACAACACTAGAGGTGGGTGTGCAGGGTAACTACTGAAAGAGCATTAGTCGAATTGCCTGCACTAATATCTTTAATATATTCCGACGCAAGAGGACTCGAGGAACATAACATTTAAATCTAATCCTAATCTGGTCTCAATTTACATTTTCGTGTGATTAATGTCATAATTGGGAGCAAAgagtttttcaaaatctttaaaaatatatgtttaatatacCCACCACATTTTCCAATCTTAATTAAAGcatctctcaaaatttttctcgATCCAAATATACTTGTAATGgattttttatcactttcacaaatattaaaaaagcaaTCTTTAGAAACATTCTCATAACCAAACTACAACCAACCTCATCCATATAAATTCTCCAAATCGTTAAGAGGAGGAGGGCTTCCTCTTCCCTCCTCTTTTCATTTCCCCCCTCTTTCCCTCGTATTACTATCCCTCATTCCCTCattttctccctctccttcactcatttctcttcttttctgaatttattttgtttctttcgaGATTGAAAAGACAGATCTACAATTCTCTATAGTACCTTTGCCTTTGATGAAGCACAAGCAGCACAAGATACTTCCTAGGCCAATCGTTGGGAAGATATTGGCGGATCATCGGATCAGATCGTTCAAATCTGACTTTTATGGCTGATTTCAAAGTCTATCAGAGTAGATCTAAACtataattcatcattttcacatatatctttctattttcattgttgtttccttttgtttagttaaaaataaaaaaaaaaataaaaaaaaaaagaagaagataatctCTTAGATGTTTTGTCCGTAGAGATTAAGTTATCTCCTCTTATGGATGGTGGGGTATGAATCTCTATTATCTCCTCTTATGGATGGTGGGGTATGAATTTCTATTTTAGGCAAAGTGTTATCTCTTAGACGGTTTTTTCTATAGAAAGCTTCATCAGTAGTTAAGACCATATCAgtcacaaaggaatttgtgtactagtggagctccaaatgtagtaattgatttgtgatttgagaATTTTCCTGTATGTATCCGATTATGGATGtaacttttatctaataaattaatgaagtcaatattcgtaaaaaagaaaaaagaaacattcTCATAACCAAGTACAAACATTCCTAAATTAGtgttgaaaaatgaataaaatttttttagcCTTATTAGTTACCAGTGGTTTAGCGCCCCAAACCGCGACCTCACTGATATTACCTTctttattaaaaggaaaaataaaagaaaaaaaattgagagaagaagaaagtctTCTGTCTCACAAAAGTTATTTCCATCTTCAATTTATACCGTTTTATTAAATTGATTCTTTATACATTAACATCAGTATGTGATTTGGTACGCAAACTCGATTGCAAGAagaattttctattcttttttattgaCAATTTATTGTCTTAGCAAAATCAGAATGTTGGGCTGTATGAAGAAGGTGGGCCGTGGCCCAGCACTCTGCGTTTCGGCCGAAATTCAAATTTCCGTAAAGCTCGTTAGCCGTTATCTTGTTTAAAAATCCCTCGAGAGCTTTCAAACGCGAAAATTTCCCTCTTGATCTCGCCCCAaatttccctctttctctctctcgtctgAGTCGTCTCGCACTTTCGATTTCCATCGGAAGGTAAGCCCTCTTTTTTCCAGAATATCAAACGAATGAGTCCTCACAGCACCCAAGCACCAGAAGCGAATCCGAAGAAGCAATGGTCCTTGCAAGACTTCGAGATCGGAAAACCCCTCGGAAAGGGAAAATTCGGCCGGGTCTATCTCGCTAGAGAAGCGAAGGTAAGtagtttcaattttcaaaactcgCGACCTAAAGTTATCTTCTTGTATTTGaaatctctctctgtttttttcccCCAACGTTATAGAGCAAATACATAGTGGCGTTGAAGGTGATATTCAAGGAACAAATAGAGAAGTATCGAATTCAGCACCAGCTGAGGAGAGAAATGGAGATTCAGACCAGCCTTCGGCACCAAAATATACTGCGACTCTATGGGTGGTTCCACGATGCTGAACGCATTTTCTTGATACTCGAATATGCTCATGGCGGCGAGCTTTATGGGAAGCTCAGGAAAAGTGGCCATCTCAGCGAGAATCAAGCTGCCACCGTaatcctccctctctctctctctctctctctctctctctctctctctctctctctctctctctctctctctctgtgcaagttttttttccctgtaAACACTTACACTCTGGTTGGTAGCTGAGAAATttaggaaagaagaaaataaaataaaaggtagAATTAACATATGGAGATCTACTTTGTGGAGAGCCCCGATAATGAAGATTCTAGAACCTGTTTTCTTCTATTTAGGACCCCTATAAGTTTCTGAAGTTTGATCGTGATCTATCTGCTGAAGGAAAAGGGAGAAATAGGTTTCGCAGTTTCATTGTAACCTGGTGTTGCTGTGATTTGCTTCAACTAGACATCTGATGCTTTCTGGTTATGCGTACTTGGGTTTGCTCCCGTCACCAGTTCGAGTCCCTTAGGGCCACCGGAGGTTTATCTAGTCGTTAACTTCAGGGTCCCATGAGATTAGTCAAGGTGTGCGCAAGCTGGACCAGACATTCAcggttataaaaaatatgtatatatatttctgtgttttttatgctgtttctttctcttttgaaatttaGTACACAAACTTTTCGGTCTCAActacttcatcccaaaaaaaaCATCCTTACGGGTATCCCTTTTCTAATTTTAGTACATTTCAAGCCTCACACAAGCATTGGCGTATTGTCATGAGAAGCATGTGATTCATAGGGACATCAAGCCTGAAAATCTGTTGCTTGATCACGAGGTATGCTAAAACTCCTAGTGACacctttctctttgttttctataattatGTTGTGTTCTACCTACGaacctattatttttcctaGATTTGTGTTGAATATGCAAAAGGGTCTTTTGACTTTTGCTGGTGCGTCATAAACGAAGCTTGGTGtcttaatagtttttttttttttttttttttcaaatctctaagaACTTTGGCTTTTGATAGGTGACCTTCCGCGGAAACTCCTTGCTGGTTTAAATTGTATTAGCCATACTTGACAAGTTTACTCCAAAATCTCGGCAGTTAATTTCAGAGATGTAGGAGTTTTCTATTGCTTTCTTAAAACTTCCTGGATTTTTGGCTCAAAAGATTAGCCAAATTCCAGCGATgctaaattctattaaaaaaatgtccaTCTGTATGGACCTCAACCCCAATTAGGCATATGAATATTTTAGGTTTATCCTATGCTTTGCCAAAAGCTTCCATTTCAATAAATACAACTGCAGTAGGGACTATCTGGACCTTAACCCTACAGTAGGAGCTATCAAACTCCCGTCGTGCGGTGTGAGCTTGACAACAGATTCCGGAGAATCCACAAGGGCTACTAAATTCTAATTCTAAATAATTTGGCGCTTGCTTGTGGACCAACTTCCATGGACtgttttttcaaaagtttcAGATTTATGTAAAAGAAACTTGTCAATGAGTGGTTTCAAAAAATTGAACATAATTTTTGCTATATCTGTGCATGAAACATATTACAGAaaacttttttaacttagtTATGTTATAACGTAGGGTCGACTGAAAATTGCAGACTTTGGATGGTCTGTACAGTCAAGAAGCAAGAGACACACCATGTGTGGAACTTTGGATTATTTAGCACCAGAAATGGTGGAGAACAAAGCTCATGACTACGCAGTTGATAACTGGACTCTGGGTATCCTTTGTTATGAGTTCCTTTATGGTGTCCCTCCATTTGAGGCTGAGAGTCAGAGTGATACCTTTAAAAGGTACGGTAGATTTACAATGATTAGTGTGGATGAAAATATCATGAACCGTGTTACATGTAGGTAGTTTCATTGTATTTGGCTTTAACCCAGGATAGTGAAGGTTGATCTGATCTTCCCTTCCACCCCTCATGTTTCTGCCGAAGCCAAGGATCTCATTCTTCGGGTAAGTTTGTTCATGGCTTTTTTCATATTGATATCTGAGTATAAAGTAATGCTGTCAGTGAATAGAGTTAGTTGCCTTCCTGAATTtgtaatctaaaaatatgtgCAGCTTCTGGTGAAAGACTCCTCAAAAAGGCTCTCTCTTCAGAAGATCATGGAGCATTCTTGGATAATCAAGAATGCAGATCCTGAAGGTATTTGCAATAAGTAGGAATTTAATTCAGATCTGACTCTGCCATGGCTTTGAGGGATTCACATGGTTGAAATATGCTTCTGATGGTGAAATTTTTGGCGAAATGAAGCAACTTTTCTAGAGTTCATCATTGTAACCTCCAATATGCCAACATAGGCCATTTTTATGTGAGAATATGTTCACTGTCTTGTTCATCTTAGGTTGCGACTATGGATTCAAGTATAGAAACTTAATTACAGCATGTTTGAAGGCACTGCCTGCGTGAGTTTCGGATCTATTCAGTAGATTAACTTTTTGTTGGGAGTTAGGGGTAGGGGCCTCAGTGAGAGGGAGGCAAATGCCATCCAGCTGCAAGGCCGCTGGTATCTTGGTATCTATACTAGATTAATGTTGTAATGGCTGtcccaaactttatttttctctttgttggTTTACAAAATAGTTCCAACTTCTAATGGTTAGTAGGCCTTTGATCGGAGCACTATGAAGTACACGATGTGGTAGCCCTAGCATTTCTTTCTCCCATTTTAAGTAATACTATATGCAATCATAGAGTATGTAAGTACTATgcaatcgctttaaaaaagagtgagatttattattaaaaaattattattttttgtgggtcttgtatttatttatttttttcaaagttattATACGGTATTTGCACATTCACGattataactatcattttttaataatgcaaATATCTAGATTTATTTGCAAAATAAGCAAGATTGGGATTTTGGGCTTAATCGAGAAAAAAAAGACGAAATGCAAAAATAACTTTGGGGCtcattttcatgagaaattGAGAATAATgcgaaaccaaaacaaaaaagccGAAAGCAAGAAAAAACAATGTATATTATAAGCTTGCCGTTTCTCGTCAAAAGGTGTCGTGGTGTAGTTGGTTATCACGTCAGTCTAACACACTGAAGGTCTCCGGTTCGAGTCCGGGCGACGCCATCTTCTTTTCCTGGTTCTTTTTTTCAATGAATTTCCCAAACATTCGCTTCAGAATTGCCATGATCCAAACCTACAACCGAAGTAAGAGTTCATGCAATTCCTGCTCTAATTTCTCATCCAAACCAAAACAGCGAAGTCAAACACAATGCTTCCATTTAACAAAATAGTGAAACGGTGCATCAAAACTGGTCTCTCAGCCGCTCGAAATGTTACAAAAGCGCTTGGAAGTTTACAGGGTTGGTCTTCTAGACAACATTTCATGCCGAAACATAACCGTATTCATTGGCAGTGATGCTGGTGTCCGTAGTAGTAGTGTCACTGCTACTGATGGAGGCACTTTTTTCATCAAGCATCGGCTGAGGGCTTGCTTGGATTGAGATGGAAAGATCTGTGTTCGGAGATGGAAATTTTGCTTTCTTGGGTATGTTTATCCGGAGAGATGGTGAAGCTCTTTGACTTGTAGAACTGGAAGTAGCGGGAACATAAATTGCTTGGGAGGCTGCCAAGCGCATTTTGGCACCCCTGTGCATGTGCTGTACACAATACTTCCGATCAGGAACAACATCCCTGCTGCACCGCCACTTTTTCCCATCTGTTCTTCTACACCGCCCTGGTTCGAGTTCAATGCCATTTTGAACTCCGAAGCATTGGCTGTTGCAAGTTTGaactgaaaataataatacatgagTTA encodes the following:
- the LOC121244644 gene encoding serine/threonine-protein kinase Aurora-3-like: MSPHSTQAPEANPKKQWSLQDFEIGKPLGKGKFGRVYLAREAKSKYIVALKVIFKEQIEKYRIQHQLRREMEIQTSLRHQNILRLYGWFHDAERIFLILEYAHGGELYGKLRKSGHLSENQAATYISSLTQALAYCHEKHVIHRDIKPENLLLDHEGRLKIADFGWSVQSRSKRHTMCGTLDYLAPEMVENKAHDYAVDNWTLGILCYEFLYGVPPFEAESQSDTFKRIVKVDLIFPSTPHVSAEAKDLILRLLVKDSSKRLSLQKIMEHSWIIKNADPEGICNK